The genomic window tatatattctaatgaTATGATATCTCAATTTGGAAAGCATTCAAATGGgtgtttaagagagagaaatagtgTCAATTGGAAGATTTGTATACAAacaaaatttgtaaaaagtGCAACGGAACCGAGAATAATTTTCATGTTATGCTACTAATATGGGAAACTCTGCTCCCATTGTTTAACCCGATTAGTACTTCTGTCATTTTACAGAGGTATACAATTTTTCTAATTTACACCACTTTTGCCCTTAGAGGGGGCTCTTCTATACTTAGCTAGTAATTTTTGACCCGTAACACATGAACACATGATCGCTTATTATGGACCATAACATATAAACTGCTCCGATAAAATAGAAAGTCTAATTtgacaataatatatatatatatatatatgtatgtatgtgtgtgtgtgtgtgtgtgtgtattcctGCGAAAATCAACCATGTGAAGGAACTAGACTTACATCATTAGGATGAGAATAAGTGATTCAACGGTACATGCCTGCTATCGTGTATTATAAATTGCTAAAAGATCACCCAAAATTGCTACAAAGAATAGAAACGCATATTAATTTGTCTTCCTGCCATTGATAAAAATTATTGCCCCAGAATATCAACTACATAAAGGAATCAGGGGCGTAGTGGACACGAGCAGAGTCGAACCAGAGTTCAGTCAGCACGAGCTTGGCTTGACCAATGAAACctcaagcttgactcagctcgagctcgagaatagcttgaCGGAAGCggttcgagctcaactcggcagttacgtgttgagctagagctcgactcgattaaggctttacaaactcatttgaatataatagatattcatcgttacgtgttgagctcgagctcgactaaaTTAACGCTCGaaaaactcgtttgaatagaattgatattcatctttacatgttgagattgactcgattaaggctcgacaaactcgtaaacttgtttgaacatatcgacttgattaaggctcgacaaactcgattaaagctcaagctcgactcggcagttatgtgttgagattgaactcaacttgattatttgaacgaatcgactcatgaactaaagctcgacttgttaagcaaatgactcgtcTCGAACTCATTCATAGGTCGAGCTTTAACAAGTTGTGCTCGACTAAGATGTCTAAAAATTATGCACAGGCCCCTCATAAATTTGTAAGAAAAGGTTTAGTGGCCGcccatgaattttttattttcttgcttgaGCACATTGCAGTTACATGCTTCTCTGggtaaaaaacttgattttctttattaaataaactaaaaacGTAAATGACTCTTAGTAGTTGTCATGGGTTTGTCATCCACAAGCTGGTTGTGACATAAAGGGACCTTCTATATCACTAAAAATCTTTAGCTTACACAACTTATTGGTTCAGAAACTCAGAAAGCAAGCAGAGAGGCTAGAAAGGAAAGATAATGCGCGATTTACTTTGAATTAAGCAAAAGAAAACTCAAGATTCTCTAGTCTTTGTAATGCAAGGCATTTCACAAGAAACCTCTTCAGAAGTAGATTTAAGCAACACTCTGAATCCTGACATCTATTGTTGTTTAGGACAAAGCACAACCACAATGAAAATTTAACTATGCCAATATGGTACAATGGAACATACTCCTTGTCGATGAGGTGTCCTTCTCCACGCtaaagtgtttttcttttcattgacaAGCTGGGGTTAGGTAGACCTTTATTAATCAATGAcaagagccagaaatttctgataTGAGGGCGttaatactttaaattttggaCATTTAAAGGACACTACTAATATGTGAATGACAAAATCACTATGAGGCATCATCAATATATAATAAGTAATTTGGCATggttgtgtgggcagttgcccacacaatcTGCCATTGCTATTAATGTACTTTGGATATTTAATTCTTGATCTCTTCacttttaaaaatctaaaagattGTTTGGCAATAGAAACAGTAACATGATGTTTCAAGTCTCTATCCCAAAGATTGGGACAAATGCATGGAACATTGTAACGTATGGCGTTTCTGCCCATCTGCCCCGATCTTTGGCAGATAAATGGAACAATATAGTACTGTTTTCATTGCCACCCAAagaatgttttttattttgtttctacagCATAGGGCGCGTTGTTCCTGGCACTCTAAGATGTTATTGCATGCTCAAATGAGTCAAATCTGTATTTGCATAAAGCAAAAGGATGATTCTTTTTCCGAAATTCCAGCAAGATCTGCATGATATGGAACGCCGGCGTTCCACACAACAAGCCGTGTTTTACATTCCTTGATTCAGTTGAAGGTGGAACACCAGCATTGCCATTAGGCAGTGTTCTGCAGAAACCAAACAAAATCTAATGGACTTAACTTTCATATATCAATTACTTACATGCAAATTCGGCACAATGCAAACAACCACAGTCCGCTCTTGCAGACACCCGTTCATGGCTCTTCCAACCCGTAAACCATGCGCCTTCCTCATCTTCCCATTTTTGCCCACTTCTGCAATTTCTCCCGTTTGTTCATGGCATACTGTTGCTGTAAGATTCTCTCAAGATAGCGCTGCTTTATTTTAAGATGGACAGAAGCGACCAACTTGAGAATGGCCTATCTGGCGAGCACCAATCTGTGCAGCAAAAATATACTGACAAAAAAATGTGGGCCCAAAACACATGCACTGGAGATTTGCGTTTATCCATTCGACATAACACCCACTTCCCACTGAGGTCTTCAAACAGCCCTGGACCCCAAAACAGAGGGACATATTCAGGTCCTTTTGCTgagatttttatctttttggaGTTAATAAGAGATTTTCATTTGAATGTAAAGCGGAAGCTAAGGCATCTGATTTTTCAACGTTTTTTAGATTCTATGACCCGCTAGATCTACAATTGCAGCTCTTGCTCAAGTCCCAAACTGTCCAAGCTACAATCACGTGATTCCTGAAACGTTTGGAGATCCATGGCTGTTAAATCACAATTGCAGCATTTTATTATAAGCGCAAAAGTAGGAGCAAAGACAGCCCCTGGAATTCTCGCGTGAGAATGCCTAAATGATCGATCAACACGAAGCAACCCCCATCGACGATTACAGCTTTGTAGAGTCTCAGACAGGTggctttttattttctttttcaatcgtTTACTTTGGAGAAACTGAAATGACTCTGCCTAACCCAGCTTGTCAATCTCCAGAGTAGTAATCAATAGTAATACCAACAGTTGTTTATCTCCCACTTTTGACCAAACAAAGGAAAGGTGAGAGATGGCCCTTTTGAACTTTAGAAGAATGGGGGGTATTTATCCGATGTTACACTAAGATCCGAAGCCAAAGATTTGAGAAGCAACACCAAAGAATCAACCCGTTTCACAGAGGGAACAATTTACCCAACCCCGTAGTTTTGAATTTCAAACTTCCATGCTTTTTCAACTTTCCCCACAGTTGAATCCAAACTTCACTACAAAAGATTGACCCAACTTTCTAAATCAATCAAATCGATAATTCTGCCATGCATTCATTGTAAACCAGTTAGACCAATCCATTTATTTGGGCTACTCACCCATGAAGCAGCAGAAACACAGTGGAGCTAACCATTGAAGAAGCAGATTCACAGTGAACACGCCATGATCGAGATAAAGTGGCGTTAAACAACTACTTTCTGCGACCATTCCCCCCTCTCCCCCCAAATCTTCCAAATTGTTTTCCTTAGAAGCAACTACTTCTCTTACCCATCTGAACTGCGGAGACAAGCTAAAAATCAAAAAGCTTCACGGTTCACTCACTGTGCAGCAGATTAAAGAACGCCACGAACGAGCAAAATACAGGGAAGCAACAATCACCATGAATGGGAAGATAATCAGACATAATatggagagaagaaaaaaggaaacctgTATTCCTTTTTATCTCTAGAGTTTCCTGGGATACAACCATGGGAACCATCCCATCATGTAAAGAACATCTAAAAATTCCAATCTAGAgtggaaaaacaaagaaaagattcATTTCTTgtacaaaaattagaaaaagatcaaaaagGGGAGGAAGAAAGATCAAATTCCACCTAAGTCAGAGGCAATTTACAAACATCCAACCTACGACTATACCATTCGTTCACCCCCTTCACTTCGCCCCTTTCTTCCCTGCTGCCCTCTTTGCCGGCACCTTCGCCTTCGTGGCTGTTTTGACGCTCCTTGGCTTCTTGACCTTCACCGCCTTAGATGCCGCCGGCTTCTTTGCCACTGCGGCAGTCGTCTTCTTCGCTGGCTTTTTCGCACCAGGAGAAGCCTTTGCAGACGTCTTGGCTACCTTAGACGCGGGCTTTGAGGCGGTAGGCTTCTTCGGGGTTGCTGGCTTCTTGACGGTGGTGGTCTTTGGCTTGGGCTTCGCCGAAGCAGCTGGCTTAGCCTTTGGCTTTGGCTTGGGCTTGGGCTTCGGTTTCGCTGCAGCGGGCTTGGGCTTCGAGGGAGATTTAGGAGGAGCCTTTGGCTTTGCGGCGGGAGCCGGCTTCTTTGGAGCAGCCGGCTTTTTGGAGACCTTCTCTTTGGCCGGGAGCTTGTACGAGCCCTTGACCTTCGCAAGCTTATCCTGCGCAACCAACTTCTTCAACTGAACCAGCAATAGTTTTCGGAAATTGGAGGGCAATTGGTCTTTTCTCTTATCCTCAATGAACTTGGCAATTGCATACTGGCTTGTCCCCTTGCGATCCTTTCTTGCATTGATTGCTTCAATGATCATCTGAACAATTTCCAAGAACACAAAATTATCAGGAATTGATCAAAACAAAGATTAATCGGTCCTAAAAACCTATTGGCAGcgaattttccaaaaaaagcACCAGCTGAAGACAAATGCTTATCGTCCAAAGTGAAGCAGCATAGAGGTTAACGAACCAAAAAAGCTTAAAAGAAACCAATGAAAGAGAAACTCCAAAAGTCTACAGAGCCAATGTAAGCTGAGGAactaagggaaaaaaaaacgtCTCACTGATCAGAAGAAGGGGATCTCTAGTATATAAGAAATTCGATCAAAAGGTTTAGAAATGATTACAGGcataacagaaaaaagaaaagttctaATGGAGAGGATAGATCCCTCCATAAGCAGAAGAAACAATAAAATGCAGAAATGGACACCTGATCAATACAAGAAGCTGAACAGAGTAGAGTAATATCTGCATCGAGTATAACCCTTTCCAAAAGTAACTTATAGTGAAAGAACAGATGGGAATCACAGAAATCTATGAAGTGGTGTGATGGAGAAGATCAATTCTACTGAAACAGAACACTGACGTACACTAGGACCAGGGGGAAGCCAAGAACTAACCAAAGCAAAACAAGGGCACCATGGACTAAAACAAGCCGAACAAATAGATCAAAGCTGAAAGAAGAAACCCCGAAACAAGCATGAGACGTGGATGCAGATCAAAATTGAAGGAGCGTTTAACAGGAAAAAAGTACCTCGTAGTAAGGAGGGTGGGAGGGAGGAGTTTTGGAGGCCTTGGGAGCAGCCGCCTTCTTTGGTTTGGGTTCTTTAGGCGCAGCAGCCTTCCTCCCCTTCTTTGCTTTTGGCTTCTCATCTGCCTGACCCGTGCCAGCGTCAGCGGAAGCAGTGGCAGCATTGGTTTCATCAGCAGGAGCCATTCTGTAACGAAGAAGATCGCCCGACGAAATGGAAGAATCTAGCAAGAAGCAGAAACAAAGCAGAAGAGAGACGAAATTGATGAGCAGAGGAACAGTAGACGACCAGCAGAGGAGCCGAGCCCGATGGAGAGAGACATTGAGATGCGTGGTGTTTATATACTGACCGGGAATGGAACGGTAGACAAAACGAGCGTTCTGATTGGTCGACAGGCGCTTCACTCGGATCTCTGCCACGGAAATTTTGAATGTGGGCCTTCCGATTTGGCGGCATCGACGGCCGTCGGTGGTCCAATATGAGGAGATTCAAGGGGAAATGGATTATCAAGGTGGCTTAGGTGTGTTTCTCAACCCTCTTTATCCGGACATAACTTGAACTAATCTTCATCATTTTCCCTGCAACTTTCACTGGTGTTTAGCTTAGGACTTTGGCTTTCTAATGAGTTCTTAACTGCTCGATTTGGTAGCAGGAACGCAGAGTTTTGGTGTTTGGAGTCAACATTGGTCTTGACCAACATTTTTCCCATAATGGTGCAGGTTTTGGATCTTTTTATTGGAAAATTTggtgtttcaatccccaaaaagGATCTTAATTGATAGAGGATTAGTTTTTGCATTGTGATGaccaaaaaaattagaaatgtgATCGAGTTTTGGTCGAGTAAATGATGCTTGAATGCAGCTAAGGTTGCacattcttttttgttgtgattATAGGATGATTGAATTGATGCAATTTCTTATGGCTGGATGGCCCAATGACATGAGCGTGGAGGTTTTCTACACCAATGCATTCACCATAAGTCTTCTATGAAAATCAAGAACATGTGAATAGATGATCTTTTCATGTAACCAATCATAGAAGTAAAGAAGTAGATGAACATAGTATATTTGGGCACCGTATGTCATTATTTTAAGTTGATTACTTTATAAATTCCTATTTCTTTCATGTAATGTGCCTGATTTTATCTGATGATTGGGGCAAAGAGTTCTCCAAGTTGATAAGTTCTTAGTAAACGTATCTAACATGAATAGAACATGGCAGGAAGGTTTATGTTAACGACTATAATGTGTGAATATTGTGCAATATACGAGGGCCCCTAGGTTTATTCTCTTTAACTGCATCAATCTTTGATAGAACATACAACTTCACATCATTGAAATCTTCCTTCCCTCCAGACAAACAACATCACCAAAGGGACGATGAGATTGGCAGGGAATCAAAATTAAATACTACCAATTAACTTTCTTCTATGAGGTTTACATAATAAACCATTAAACTCTTTTTGAGGGCATTATCGGTTTATGTATCTTCAATTCACTTAAGCATGTATGTGATGCATATGATATGAAGTGCCTTCAAATGATACATGAGCATTCTGATgttaaaaaaaccaacaatgaaATTATCATGAAATTGGTACTTTTTCTAGTTATGTAGACCTCTTTTGtatattcttctttttagcATTTAAACTTGATGTTCAAAAAGGAGAACTAAATCATAGAACAGACTTTGCATCTCATGAATCATGGCATTTCATGcaaaataatttacaaaatgGAATGACTGTGAGTCCACATGCAACGACATTATGGAAAATAAATTCTAGAAGGTATGGTACATGCACATAAAcacatttttatttcaaaataaaagaaaggggCTTTCTTTTCCATAAAACCTAGCCTATGGATGACTTTCTAAAGTTTTCTAGATGTAATTCAACatctttttacaaaaaataagaCTTCATGTTCTCTTTAGACTGTATTTGGGGTACATAAAAGATTATAATTGTCAagataaacattaaaaataattttttttcctagaaACTTCTTTCTCTAAATAAGGTGCAAGTCTAATAGAATCTATATTTGTGAACAATATAATAAAGATATATGAGCTTACAAGAATCAATGCATTCCGAGGATGAATAAGttggtaaaatttttgaaatgtttagATTTTAGAACTATAGGCATGTTTTACAATCTCTTAAGATAGTTAAACCCTAAAAGTTTGGAcatttatatttctttatcaAACCTTTTCAATTGGTAACACTAATCGATATTTAAAAAAGTGACTTTTTCTAAAATTGCCATGCACACACAAACTCATAATCTATTTTTGTGTTATGTGCATGTGGTGTTGAACAATCATAAATGTCTTTAGCCTTTTGtttaacttatttttgaaaacccaaaaaagtatttgacataaaaaaaaatcagattgcaTGATACAAAGGTAAAATCATAGCTAACTTAAGTTATAACAAAAGTTACCAGAAATCTTTACAAAGGTTGAACAAAATCACTTAAAAAAGGGAAATGACCCATCTTGTAACTCTTGTTACACATAAAACAGCTGATTAATTAAATAAGGGTTAAACACAATATGAAACCTTAGTTTTAGTTATATAGCTTGAAATTATTGAGGTAGACCCATAAAAGGTTATACACTAACACAGAAAGTATTATAAACTAAAGTATATATGTCATGGATATGGTTCAAAGTTTTTTAGTATATGACCATTCTCAAGGCCATATATGCTGGAAATAAGATCTGAATTTTGAGACAAGGACCGCTTGTCTTCTTCTCTACCAATTAAACTCTTTGTAATGTCCTTTACATATGAGGATAGTATGAATAATGTTTTACCAGTCAATCCACTTCTTTAAGGGATATATATCTTTGCATGTTGAGCTTCAATTTCAAGTATTGAACATGACTCTGATATTTAGTGGTGATTACTTAATCTGAGAATAACATGAGTATTTGGTGATAGTAGGTTTACTCAACTTTAATTTGTCATTTTAATTAGGATATTGATTAAAATGAAACCATGGAATACATGGTGAATAATATATTTCAAACTCAAGTGTAGAATTGTTCTGGAGATATTTTTTGTGGCATCTCCAATGTGGGGTTTGACACAATAATAGTTGCATTTTTTGAATGGTTGAAATAAGTGCTCTTCTTATATGCAAACAAATTAAAGTCAATTGTAGGATGAGTTACTTAGATTCATTAGACTAGAAAACTGAATCAACAATTTCTAGACCAATTTATCAAAGTTAGTTATAGACATGTTCTATATTCAAACTAGGATGTAAAATAAAATGATGCATGTTTCCTAAAGGAGTTAATGGCGACATCCCAAATGTTGGGGTGGATgcaataataacaatatatcTAAGAGGGTATTTAAAAGGAGTTCTTAGGATAGGAGGAATTGGGATGTCAAGTTCTCGATACATGTAACGAGCATCGTTAATTTGATGAAGTTAGAAGTGAAAAAGGTTTGTTTTATCTAGGATTTGATAAactgtatatgtacatatttgtttGTTCTGTCCATTGTTTGATCATGTCAGCACATACTTGACTGTTCAATTTGTTATATCTAATATTTGATATGATTAAATgtacaaaaaaacaagaacaatataTCATAAGTTATAAGTTCAACTGCTTTTGTTGCTACAATAAGAAGAGCACAAAAAACAAGTATAAGACATCCATACCAAACCATGCTATCAAACAGGCCAcaacatcaaaaaaaaaaaaatggttaaatccaatgttgttaaatgcacTGATGCGATTAAGCCTCGGCATCGGGCCGGCCAGGCCCGACCCATAAGGAGCTGGGCTAGGGCCGGGCCCGGCCTgattaaattaacaaaataatttttaatataaaataatatataaatataattagtcataataaaatattatatttatatacaaaaattaataaaataaatataaaaaattatcagGCCCAACCGGCCGTTCCAATGCCTTTTTTTTCCGAGCCCAAGCCTGAATCGGGCAGGGTACCCGCCGACGGCCTGGCTTGATGGCAAGCCTTAGATGCAATGTAATACATAGAACCTATAAAGAGATGCGATGCACAGACCCTATGAAGCCATGCAATGCACAATAATGTGAAGTGATGCGTATGCAACacaaccaaaattttgaagtatataATATCCTTAAGataatgtgaaaaatgaaaagccaaacccaaaataacaagtattcaaataaaagttcagTTTGAATAAACAATATACTATATTTTAAACACAATATtcaaacatatattaaaatattatggACTGGATTAATGCAAATAgtcaaataataataaattttaacaCAAGTCaaatgttttcatcattttgctCTTCATCTGAACTTGACAAAGGATCTTCATTTGAATTAGGTATCACCTAAGTGACaccttcattttttaaaaaaaagttcgGCTCTAAAATGGACGAAAGATGTTTAAAAGATAaagccaataaaaaaaattcaatgtcAATATGTTCAATAATgattcataaattcaaattttgagagaTCTTTTTTACTGAATTTGAATCCTAACTAATAATCagcacaaaaaaatatgaatatgaccAAAGATAATTATCATGTTCATAAAGCATCGGGCCTAATGCTTTATATTCTAAGGCTCAAACGCATGTATTCatccatttttttaagtttagaATCCATGTTTATGTTCTTTCATTTGTTAAACAACTTCTTGTCCAGATTTCACCAAAATAAGAGCTAAAACGAGGCTTTTATGGGTTTCTATGTGCATTGTAGCAGATTTAGGGAAGATCCAAACCAAAATTTATATTATCAAGTAAATTTCAAGGCCTCCACAAATTTTAAACTCTTCTTCAACTTAGAAGTCCCAAGATCCAATGTCTCATTAGGTGAAATTTCTTGAAATCCCTCTCCTGGGTGACATCCAGCGactatgaaatttttaaatagtTAGCTGTTTTGTAAATTGTAGGAATTCTAACCACTGTTTTGTGCAAATGGAGCAAGGTTAAACAAAAAACTATTGAAGGTCTACCAGGAGATAGAGGTGTTCAATGAGTTGAGtcaacttgagcttgactcggaCTCGCTCGATAAActccagctcaagctcgacttgtttaataaGCAAGCCAAGTTTGAGTTGAGAAATACACTCACTTAAGCAAAGGACTTGAGTTCAAGCTAGGCAGGCTCAACTCATTTACACTAGACTAAACTTACAGAAAAAGAACATACAAAAAGTGGCATACAATGCtatcatgaaaaggaaaaccataATGGAGTTCCTTGTGGCTAGCAAGTATTAGGTCGTGAGTTCAAACCTTGGTGTTTCCTCTTTGTGTTCAATCATAAATGTGTTAGTAAAGGCTCAAAAAGATTCAGCTTGAGCTTAACCGAGCCGCTCAGCTCAAGCTTAACCAAGCCACGTGTCATAGCTGATATGTCTTAAGCTTATCACACCTTTTTCTCCTCCATGTGATTTCCTCGTCATGAACTTTTCCTTCAGAGCTTGTTAGACCATCATGAAGCTGCAACCACATAAAGGTGTATCGAAGTATATTTAATGTGTTCTGCATTTGAATCTAGAAGtgataaattaaaacaaagatcAGGTCAAGTTGCTTATA from Nymphaea colorata isolate Beijing-Zhang1983 chromosome 6, ASM883128v2, whole genome shotgun sequence includes these protein-coding regions:
- the LOC116256867 gene encoding histone H1-like, which encodes MAPADETNAATASADAGTGQADEKPKAKKGRKAAAPKEPKPKKAAAPKASKTPPSHPPYYEMIIEAINARKDRKGTSQYAIAKFIEDKRKDQLPSNFRKLLLVQLKKLVAQDKLAKVKGSYKLPAKEKVSKKPAAPKKPAPAAKPKAPPKSPSKPKPAAAKPKPKPKPKPKAKPAASAKPKPKTTTVKKPATPKKPTASKPASKVAKTSAKASPGAKKPAKKTTAAVAKKPAASKAVKVKKPRSVKTATKAKVPAKRAAGKKGAK